The following nucleotide sequence is from Coffea eugenioides isolate CCC68of chromosome 10, Ceug_1.0, whole genome shotgun sequence.
TGAAAACACCTCTCTCCTTGAGGAATTGGAAGCCTATGAACCAAAAAATAAAGTCCTTtaggaaaaaaataatatttccaAGTTTGATAGGACCACAATTTTGTATTAGAACCTAAAGTCAATATGTATGTGAAAGTGAAACGGAGGCTCCACCGTCAAAATTTCGGGCACGTtcatgtctttttttttaaaataaaaaaaaattaaataaatttgatTCCGATAATCATTATAGATAAGGTATATTTCCAAAACTATAGATCATTTGTACAATTCTTCCAAATCGCTCCCCAACACAATTCTTCTCCTCTCGCACCGCGCATGCATACCTGGCCCCTACTGCAACGTACTACTTGAGGAGACTTGCTGAACCGCGAATCACAGACGTGGAATTTTGCATTCATTTGGTCAAAATCAGTTTTGCGGGGACTATCCTGGAGGATTGTGAATTGTGAACCGGACAAGTGGCATTTCGGTATCTATACGCGGACTTGTGTTGGTGTGCTGCGCTTTTGGGGACCGTTGGCTTAATCTAATGTTAATAGGAGAAGAAAGTGAACGGCAGTTACATGCATATGCGTTCCTTTCTCCGAACGTAACTTTGGGGTGTTTAGACTTTTCTGTACTTGGCTATTATTCTGTGTCATGCAGCCATCTGACTCAGAAGCTTCGCGCTGTGTCTGATTCAATAGTTGCCATTAGGAATTTTTAGTTGATTATCAATCGACTcaagtttgtttggattgaagattatttgtcaaaatttatttgcttacatcatcattataaTTTCtaacacacctttttatctcatatacatcacatcacaaaaagtgctacaataaaaatatctcaaataatttacaatctaAACAGAGCCGTCAAAGCATGCTGGCTTTCGGGGTTAGAGTAAACTTCCAACGAATTCAGCTCAATCGAGAGCTTGCTCAAAAATTGGATTCGAACTTGCGTTGATCGAATTCAAGTCAAGTTCAAGCAACTCAGATTAGTTTGACAAGTTGTTTGAACCCGGCCACAAAACACATGAGCTCAAGTAACACTGCTCAAgcttgatttgcaccctgttaaTCGATTTACTCGATTGGTTGATTTAGATACTTCTGAGCTTCTGCATGGTTGTCTTTGCGAAATTGATTGATCATTCGGGTAAAGACAAACAGAGAATAAATgacaagagattgaatcttgtTAGCTATTAAGCTCGATGGTGAGATTGTACATGAAAAGTAAGAGGACTGCTTTTTCCAAAGGGATATTCGTTGGTTATTCcaccaaaaaatttaaaacctTGTTAACCTATAGCTGATAATGACCACTGACTTGTTCTCTAGATCGTACAAGAACAATTTGTCTCTTTCTCTTGCTTGAGCGAAAACCATTTTTGATCGTTCATTCTTTCTCGGACGCCGATTTCCTGGAAATTTGTGTGAAAACAGTGAACCAAGAAGTAAACAACTGTGGACTGCCAAAATTGCCAAGTACCCTTAATAACCTGTGACAGGAAGGGAAGAGGCACTAAGCCTAACGCTCGGATTGAAAGAAGTTTCCGCGAACTGCCATACAACACTCCTGAGTTGTAAGCACAAGAGCAGGGTAAAGTGAAATGATAACAAATCCTCCCCATACTTCAATAGTTCTCTGCAACCGGTCTGGAAGGAAACAGCCTCAGGAGAAATGTTAACAATGACCACAGGGAAAACACACCTAATATTTGGAAAGTCACTATCAAAGAAACCAATGCACCATTTCTTTCTAGCAATTGTTGGGTAATGGGTGCATCCTTCATCGCAAACATGAAGGTCTGAATAAATTGAACTGCTCGGGTAAGCTGATAGATCCTGTAAACCTGCAATGACACAGTTTGAGGACCTGAAATCCAAACTACACCATTCCCCATCAAAATGATATCTTCAATCCATTACAAGAGACTTCACATACCTCAAAGATGATGGTAACTAGGGGCCAGGAGGAGGACTCGCGGCTTTCAAGACGCTTTTCGAATAAAAATTGCACCAAACAGCCAGCTAAGAAGGGAGCTACTGCCACCAATGCAGGTAAGCCAAGCACAGGCCAGGTAACATAAACGGCTAAGAGAGGGGCAAAAATCTTAAAGCCCGTAATAAAGAAAACGGAGGTTAAGTATCCTCTAAGCCCTGTTATTAGGCTCCACCTCTTTGCACTAAATTGCAGATATGGCTTTTGGACGTGGTCAGTGACACGCAAAAATGTTGCAAGCCCAATATAAAACATGACTTCAGAAGCGAGTGATGAAATCATTTCTGCATGGTCAGTCAAAAGGAACTTCATCAATGCTTGCTTTTGACAATGAAGTATAATGAAACATCATGCAGATGCAAATACAAATCTGCTCCAAAATGTCCTAAGcattgaaaaatcataaacaGCGAAGTTAAACCTAAAAAACACAAATAAGAGAACTGCGAAGAATAGCATCTTCCCTATTTCATCTTCTGCCCCTAGACTGAAGGTTATTTGCCTGCAACAGCTGGAGATAGACTGGGTATACAACTATCCATAGAAAGGTAAAACCTCAAAATTAAACTTCATTTCTTCTTAATAGAATGTTTTAATCACAAAAGAGTCCTCTTAGGCAGTACTGtatcctttaaaaaaaaaaaaaaaagcactggCTTGAATATACTAGATTCTTCCAGGTTGACTTAAAAAAGTACCGAGACTCCACATGCTTTCTTATTATTCTTTTGAAACTATTATTTACATGTCAAACTAGGAAAACTATTTCAAAATGGAGGATATATTTCCAACTCCTACCAGATTAGGCCAGCAAGTGGAGTAGGCAGTTTACTGCTCTCCTATTAGCAATATAGCCGGAAGGATGTTTATTTGAATCTAAGTATTCTGTCAATGAGCAGCTAATTAGTTCAACAGGATTTTTTCCAATGTAATTTAACCAAGTTCATAAATCACTGAAGATGAGCACAATTTACAATATCAGCATATTCTACATCTCATTTGGAATCCCAAATGTTTCTGCAGGGTACAACAAAGTGGGATCAGTATAATTTGATTTACCACTCATTAACTACAATATGATATTGAAACTCACCACCCTAATGAAAAAAAATGTACCTTTCAGAAATATTAACCACCACATCAATCCCTAGACCTCAACTTTCAGCCATTGACTTTAAATAACTTTGATCAAAGCTTAACCTCTAAGCACAATTTTATGACACTTTGTTAAGTCACTCAGAGAATTTTTAATAAATGGTGATGCAAAAACCCAATAAAGTTTGTGCACAGAACAAGATTATCAATAACCTTATCTAAAATGTCTAGTACGAGGCAACAATGAGCAGTGTGCTACAAGTGATTCACACGTATATTGTTGGAATCCTACTACAAACCATCTCCCAAGATACCTTTAGGGTATAGATTCCATCCATGCAGTTCACAATTTTTCTTAATCACAGTAATTCAACCCTTTTTCCACGAAATGTTAAATAATGAAGAATTATGCGTAGCAAGAACCAGATATTCATGATAATAACACCTGAGAGGAGCTCATCCCTGAAGAGGTCTACAACAGCATTGCCAAGAAAAAACCGCGGGAGCACTAAAGATGAGATCAAAGCAACAGGGGCCAATACCCAAACAAAAGACCCTACATTTTCCTCCACAGGAGCTGATACCAATTTACTTTCTTCAACCGATTGGTGAGTGAGCCCCAGAAAAGAAACTGAACCCGGTTTACCACGAAATGGCTCCGACCCGTCAATTGCATTCACCTGTGCATCTCTAGGCTCCCTTCTTGGAGACGTCGATGTTCGAGGTTGCTCAGAATTAAGAGCACACAGTACATTCCTGCTCCTAAACCTCGATTTTACTGAAGGAATACCCAAAAAAAGGGTGAAATGAAAGAAGAATTTTAGCTTGCATTATAACCAATCCTTTAGGATCACAGCtaattgaaacaaaatttacaagaaaTTTTAGACCCCTCATTTGAGCGTCTAATTGAGGAATGAGAAAGCATacattttagttcattttgtAACAAAAGAGTTTGCTTTGAGAATGCAACAGAGGCGTTGAGCTGCTTCTTTGGTGCTGAATCTAAAAGGGGAgcctaaaaatagaaatttattgcaaaattgagaatttatAAGCAAAGAAAataatacaaggacataaatttCTGAACTAGTATCGGGTGAAAAAATGAAACTCTTGAGACGCCAGAAATCTACTTACTTTGCGAGGATGAAATGGAGAAATTACAGGGAATGAGAGTTGATTGTGGACCCAGCCACACGCTGATTGCAATTCCATATGAATTAAATAGTGGCCGGGGGTTGAAGTAGGCAGCTGATATAGGCTGTGAATTGATGGGTTTAAGGAAGGAGAAGGCCGTCCTTAAACCCTATGAACCCCACTCCGCCGCCGCTCTTGTGACTGTTCTTTCTGCGTTTTAGTGCACCGGCTGCTGTAGTTCGCCACGTGTAAGGTGACTGATGCCACCAAAAATGCTAAACATACAAGTCAATTACCCCTTTTGTCAGTCCACCTTAGCAAATGAACTATTAAAACATTACAATTGATAAAAATAACCTCCATTTTaattgttaaaattttttatgaaaatgGCACTCTTCATGTTCTATAAAGAAGCGACCTCCAaaagttttccaatttcttTCGATCATTCATCACATGAAAAAGTCCTCTCTCCTTCTTTCATAACATTTgcaactaaaacagaaaaaaaaaaaaaaaaatgtcccaagtttcttcaatttcattttcttgctcTTCCTGTAGAGGTTGTTCAACACACGATATGGAAGATCCAATCCAAGAAATCCCTGGAGGATGTGGTAAAATAGTACCTTTAAGAAGATCTTAGACTAATTTTTTTGGATATATTTTACGATAGATTTCTTGGAATCGAGGAAATAGATTTCTTGGATATTCAAATTATAATGTTTGATCTCTACGATAGACTAATTATTTTCTGTATTTTTTAGACAAATAAATTGAAATACGAAAATATTTTTATCTATAATCGTCAATGGATAAACCAAATCTTTATGCAACTGGTGAGAAATATATGTGCTATATCCTATCCGAACTTGCGGACATTTATGTCAGTTCATTATTATTTATAGGAACGACATTATTGTCATTTTGATGTCATCTGTTAACATCGTTACTAAATGTTTACTTtgagtgagaaaaataaaatttgggaGATAAATTGCAAATACACCAAACTTGACGGGACTTCTTGTGATTAATCCGCTAAACATATGAGTAACTATATAAcgctttgttttcttttcacttGAGTGGATCAGTAGTTACTCCTTGTTTAGCTGCAATATGAGATTGACCCTTCTTCCACCTCTGCTCCCGGTATTGATAGAAAATGCCTACTAGAAATTTTAGCGATTTGAAATATATTATAACCTAGGGAGCTTCTATTGCCCTTTTGGAATATAACTTCAAGTTAAATTTACCATTAAATGGTGAAATAAGTATTATTGACTATTATTAGATTATAGTAACAATTTCAAGGATTTAAAATTTAGACCATTATCCTTATTGAGAATAAGGAATGAATGGTACTCTAAAAGGATAGAATTTTCCTATTACTTATCGAATTctaaggacaaaaatcaagctcCATTAGGCCCAACTGCATCAGCAAGGAGAGGACCGGCCAAGTCCCAACTGGGCATGGCCCAATACCGTAAACAATTAATGATTTTACAAAAGTTGATAACTACTGCCCAACCAAAACAATTAATTTAAGTTACGGACGCATTTAATTGCAGTGGTCCATCCTTTCAAAACTTTATGGCAATGGTCCATATTGCAAAAGTAGGTCGAATGTCTAGAAATATTACtactaaatttaaaaaatatctcaacaGAGTCGTTTTACCTACTTAAAATCCTTGTATTTTTAAAGTGTGGCGACCAtcaaatatgatttttatgttgCCTTTTTTATGGTTCCAGCAGGATggggaaaaatattttttttaatccacATACACAATCGCGCCATGTggcgactttttttttttttttaagatttgaACATGCAAATGCGGcgacccctttttttttattttatcagaCGCCAGATGCTTTGATCTAGAAAGTTAAATTAACTgttcaattaaaataaaaaaagtaaacaaCTACTCCACATTTGAAGAGACGCATGATCACGTGTTGCATGTCGTCCTCTACTTCATTATTGACCCTTTTTCTCTTTAAAAAAGATATGTTTGCCAGTGACCTGGAAAAATTGACATTTGACAATCACCTGTCCTCAATCCTTATTTTACGAGCCAAGCTGAGAGCTGCCCTGCCCTTAACGGATAAGAAAATACGGGCGATGCTGGAAAAGCATATTTAAGTAGTCAACCCAATAggggaaaatttttcaaaaatggacAAAGAAAAGAGGTGGTTAAAATAGGAATATTGATGGGTATCGACCAAGTACTTCCTGTTTTCTtcagaatttaaaaaaaaaaaaaaaaaaattttacttgaGCATAAGGTAGCAGCTGCTTGTTGGCCCAGATGCACCTAGGAAACTGACCGTAGTAGTGTTAATGTGTTAGCGAGCTCTGGACCATGCATGGGGAGGACGATGGAAGAGAAAGGGACACAGCTAAAGAAGCCAATCTATTACATCCGAAACCATCGTATTACAACTTTACAAGTGGACAACAGCTAAAGAAGCCAATCCACTCCACTGGTTCTTAATTGGGATAACATccgaaacctcccttgaggtttctcctACTATCACTTGACATCTTTGAGGTTTttgaaatatcacttacctcccctaataaatgtaaaaaaatatattaatccTAACTTGATGCATAAttcacatatcaaataaatgcatgtcaaatttttttttttaaaaaaaagagacgAAAGTCACTTTCTTCTCCTTTCCTTTCCTCTATCATTCTCTCTTATTCATTTTTTGGATGACTAtacaatattttatttgtaaataaattaaattttatttatctttttattttttgtgattgtgataaAGTAGGTTatgatttatttgcttattttaagttatttttataataatttgtACAATTTAATGGTTTGGGCAATGAGAAGatgttgaaaaaaaatagttcatAAGAAATTGGTTTTGAGCATATAGAGTTAAATTGGTGCAagtatatttcttttcaaatatcttttttatttttttaaaatttatatttttatggggTATAGCATTATGATGTGGTAGTACTACAAGAGATTGTTTTTTAAGTGATGGTCTTCTTGGAGTAAACAAAGtggtttagaaatatttttatttagcaattgaaagggtagtttaggatttttaaaaattttgttacacaaataacaaaagtaagaAAGGTAAGtgattttttaaaactttaaaggTATCatgtgatattaagagaaacctcTGGGAAGGTTTCTGAATTTATACTATTAGATGCTAATGACATTGAAAGGTCTCTCTCTCTgtctatgtgtgtgtgtgtatatatatatatattaatatgcaAAAAGTTACAGTAGGTTCTAGTTCAATTATGATCATGGATTAGAGCATACATACACTGAGAGACTAAAAGTCGCTCACAGAGGAAGAAAAGGTCTGGATTTGAGAATTTGAGAGCCAGTCATTCAGTGCATTTGCAGAAAGTTGATCCGTTTCTCCCCAGGAATAAACGGTACTGATTTGCACTGGAGAATTAACGTTGAACAATTAAGATGCATGCCGATCTTGCGCCAACATGCATTTTGTAGCTCTAAAATAGATTATACGATCATCATCCGCCGGTGCATTGCATCACATGTGAACATTATGCAGCTTCAGCTTCCCCAAAGTTCACGAACCTTCCTTCTTTGTCATTTCtgaaaagtgaaaagtgaaaatgaaCGATTCTAAAACCAGCGAAACAAACGAGTCCTACAGGATATATCCACTCCCGTCCTATCCGTTCCACGTTTCCGACGGAAAATATCTACTCCTATCCTTTCAACGTTATCCTGAAACGAGGTATCCGAGGAAAACGTGTCGAGGGTACTTCAGATGTTAAACGCAGGACTAAAATATAATAGATATAATGCAATCAATTGTTCgattaagtaaaaaaaaaaaaaaaaaaaagccattaTAGATTGTTTGGTTACTAGTTCTCCGGTTTGATGTCCGAGAAACTAATTGGATATTGTTACCATTTAGTTAGTTGATAATCGACAAAATTTCAATAATACATTACTAGTTTTAATAGAACTATCACTTACTACTATAAGAGTCAAGAGTTAATAACTTAAAATATATACTATTTTACAGTTGTAGCTTTTGTTCTTCGTATTTCTCTAAGGTAAACACGGGTTAAATTGGCTGAAAGGACAGTCAATCCAAAAAGAAAACTTATTAGTTATACCTCGACTGATGTGTGGCTTGGTATTAGATACAGATCTTTTCAAAACATAGCCGATTATGAACCAAATTTTAATAACCAAAATACTTGAATAATCATTTGATTAAACCTCTAATTAGAAATGCATGTTTGGGCCGTTGCATAAGCCATCATAAAAAACCTCTAGTAACTGAAATTGGACTTTCCGCGCCCTTGCCGACCCTAAAAGCACTTAATTTCAATGATGGAGATGGCTGAATAATAATTGACAATGGACGAACGATCTCAAAACTTATTTAtggcaattgaaaaaaaaataatttaaaaaaaaaaagtgaaaatggtCCCAACCACTCAAGTCACCAGCGGTGCAGTTGTTACGTTTCTTTAGACAATAATGCAAAAGTTTGCTTCTCTGCCAACTGTCAACTGCTTTATGCTTGATCAAAAATTTTCGTTTAAGTAAAAGGAAAGCTAGAGTTCGAGGACTAAGAAACAAAtagggaaaaagagagagaacgGATAAGAGAGAAGATAAAATTGCATAAACAAATGATAGACAGGAAAGAAAGGAGAGTAACTAGTTTAGTGGGGTGTTTGGTGTTTTCTGTCCCTTTTGGAGGTTTTTTGGGTTTTTTATTTGTGTGTGGGGGGACCACTTGTTGACATATTAAATCAAACCTAAAAAATATCAATGTCTATATTGTTAGTAATTCTATTGGAATGGAATCAAGTTATGGTAAATTTATTGTTTAGTAATTAAtactttattagaaaatttcttgtgGTGCAAGACTTGTTCACCACGCCATCTAATTTATAAATAGGGAGTCTTATTATTAATCAGTTGAGAAGATTGAAATTTGATAGCATTGTTATTGTGGTAAGCgattaatatattaatatttgtatatatttgtaAATTGCCTTCCCATAAACAATAATTACACGAAATTTATCTTTTTGGGTTCCACGCTACTTCAATGGGGGGCTTTTACCAAATAATCTAACgtttattagaaaatttgaaattagtctacattttagattttttttttcaaaatagagAATTTTTAGTTTGAAAAGGTAAATTCGAAGTCACATTTTCAAGTAGCAACTTTGAAACCGCCATTTAAAAGGGCGACTTTAGGACATAGCAAACAAAAGTCACAGGTGATTGAAAACAAATAACCTGAAATAGCATTCTCGAGTGGCAATTTTGAAATCGCCGTCATACGAGAGAGTGATTTTGAAGTCCCCCTTTCAAGTACAAAATCTCTAGTTGGGGAAGAATtggaaaaagggataatttcagagacctcccctaaggtttctgacaatttcactgagccTCTCttgagatttaaaaaattacacatacctcccttatcatttaaaatgataattttacccttaaatattttaatgagaTTCTCTTATTTGGTATACTTATACTTAGAatgaattttaaaattattttttcattctttttccttcttattgctttatttaaaattttttaccaaTAAAATTGTAGAACTACCACTATTGTCTCTGGGTTTCTATTATAATTAAATGTCaaactagtgatttttttgacgagttaattttatatgtaatccaatatttttgctgatttttgttttttattttttggtattaaaattaataataaatcaaaaagaaatggcccaaaaacactactaaattatgataatcccactactccaaaaatttataaattctaaatgaattatttcaaaattttctttctatcttataaatctaaatcaataataaaataCTATTAAAAATATCATATCATAGTAATAAAACTATTATTATAACTGTTTATCAAATAATAGATATGGACTTGAAAAATTTGGCacattttccttataattatactaaataatcttataattgtataggaaaataaattaaaacaaattctacaagggcatttttggatcttcatttaaaaaattgtccaagtcaatattattttaaggtctttttactaaaactatcaaatcaagggaggtaaatataatttttcaaacattaagggagttcagtgaaattgtcagaaacctcaggggaggtttttgaaattatcccttgaaaAAATTGGACCACATTTGAAGTTTCCGGTAAAAAGCTGAATCATTGAGGTTAATAACCCTGGTTCAGGGTACGAAATGAAGCAAATACGAGAAATATATCCGCAgaaaatcaattcaaattcaTCCCCGCCTGCCTTTCACGACTCCACCAGGCCTCAACGACGTGCAAAAGTCAGAAGTACGAAACGCCAATCAATTTACTCTCAATGACCAGGCTTCCTAAAATACCCAACGATGACAACGTGCCTGTCTAGTACCTACTCCTGCAAGGCCAATCTAGCGGTAGCTAGCTGTGTGTGTGTATAAAAGGAGGCATTCTACAGATATTATGCGCAGCAATCCACTACTCGCCAAGTACATTCTCCAGTGCTCCCTCCACTCCCCCACACCCACCTCCCCCAAAAAAAGCTTCATTCCTGGTAAGTTTTCCAGGGTAAACAAAACATGGCCGCACTTTCCTCCACAGGTTTGCTCCAACCTCCATCAGAAACAACGTCACCAAAGCAGCAGGAGGCGACTCCTGTGTCACCCCAGCCAAAAACCACAGCCCCGCTGCCACTTCGGGAAATCCCCGGTAGCTACGGGCTTCCTTTCATAGGACCAATCAAAGACAGACTGGACTACTTTTACAACCAAGGAGAAGTCCAATTCTTCAGCACCCGGGTGGAAAAGTATAAATCCACCGTATTCAGATCCAACATGCCCCCTGGTCCTTTCATTTCTTCCAATTCAAAAGTTATCGTCATGCTTGATGGAAAGAGCTTCCCTGTCCTCTTCGACATTTCTAAAGTCgaaaagaaaaacctcttcactgGGACTTACATGCCCTCCACTAAACTCACTGGCGGATACCGtatcctctcctatctcgaTCCGTCCGAGCCAAAACACACCAAGCTTAAAAACCTCCTGTTTTTCCTCCTCTCCAACCGCAAAGACCATGTCATCCCCGAGTTCCATAAAAGCTACACTGAACTGTTTGACAGCATAGACAAGGAATTTGCCGCTAAAGGCAGGGTCACGTTTGAGCAAGATGGAGCAGCTTTTCGCTTCTTAGGTCGAGCCTACTACGGCGCCGACCCGGCAGACTCCAGTCTCGGCCAAGACGGGCCTAAGTTGATCAACAAATGGGTCCTTTTCTCTCTTCATCCCATTGCCTCACTCGGGCTGCCTAAGCTTATTGAAGACCCTTTACTACACACCTTCCCCTTCCCACCCTGTTTGGTGCAAAAAGATTACCGAAAACTCTACGATTTTATCAACGCGAACTCCACGTTCGTCCTGGACGAAGCTGAGAGAAATGGAATCGCACGTGATGAAGCGGCCCATAACCTCGTATTTGCTACGTGCTTCAATACCTTCGGGGGCATCAAAGTCCTCTTCCCCAACCTGATGAAATGGATCGGCCAAGCTGGAGTCGAACTCCACAAAAAATTAGCCCAAGAAATTCGATCAGCTATTAAGTCAGCCGGTGGCACTCTTACAACGCAAGCCCTCGAGAACATGCCTCTGACGAAGTCGGTTGT
It contains:
- the LOC113750102 gene encoding allene oxide synthase-like — translated: MAALSSTGLLQPPSETTSPKQQEATPVSPQPKTTAPLPLREIPGSYGLPFIGPIKDRLDYFYNQGEVQFFSTRVEKYKSTVFRSNMPPGPFISSNSKVIVMLDGKSFPVLFDISKVEKKNLFTGTYMPSTKLTGGYRILSYLDPSEPKHTKLKNLLFFLLSNRKDHVIPEFHKSYTELFDSIDKEFAAKGRVTFEQDGAAFRFLGRAYYGADPADSSLGQDGPKLINKWVLFSLHPIASLGLPKLIEDPLLHTFPFPPCLVQKDYRKLYDFINANSTFVLDEAERNGIARDEAAHNLVFATCFNTFGGIKVLFPNLMKWIGQAGVELHKKLAQEIRSAIKSAGGTLTTQALENMPLTKSVVYETLRIEPPVPYQYGKAKIDLTIESHDASFEVKKGEMLFGYQPFATRDPEIFERAEEFVPDRFVGGGEELLKYVLWSNGPETESPTVNNKQCAGKDFIGFISRLFVVEIFRRYDTFEIEVMKVTALGSTIDITSLTKASS
- the LOC113750863 gene encoding uncharacterized protein LOC113750863, which codes for MELQSACGWVHNQLSFPVISPFHPRKAPLLDSAPKKQLNASVAFSKQTLLLQNELKLKSRFRSRNVLCALNSEQPRTSTSPRREPRDAQVNAIDGSEPFRGKPGSVSFLGLTHQSVEESKLVSAPVEENVGSFVWVLAPVALISSLVLPRFFLGNAVVDLFRDELLSEMISSLASEVMFYIGLATFLRVTDHVQKPYLQFSAKRWSLITGLRGYLTSVFFITGFKIFAPLLAVYVTWPVLGLPALVAVAPFLAGCLVQFLFEKRLESRESSSWPLVTIIFEVYRIYQLTRAVQFIQTFMFAMKDAPITQQLLERNGALVSLIVTFQILGVFSLWSLLTFLLRLFPSRPVAENY